One genomic region from Fictibacillus marinisediminis encodes:
- a CDS encoding 3-ketoacyl-ACP reductase has translation MQTLKGKTALITGAGRGIGRATAIAFANEGIHVGLIGKTRSNLEKTAAELMEYGVKVAIAEADVTNSNAVVQAVKSIEDELSSIDILINNAGIAKFGGFLELSPEEWKNIVDVNLMGVYNVTRAVLPGMIERKAGDIINISSSAGQKGAPVTSAYSASKFAVLGLTESLMLEVRKHNIRVSALTPSTVATDLAIDTNLTDGNPEKVIQPEDMAEFMVSQLKLNPRIFIKNAGMWSTNP, from the coding sequence ATGCAAACATTAAAGGGGAAAACAGCGCTCATCACCGGAGCTGGAAGAGGAATCGGCCGTGCAACAGCGATTGCTTTTGCGAATGAAGGCATTCATGTTGGCCTTATCGGAAAAACCCGTTCAAATCTCGAAAAAACAGCAGCAGAACTGATGGAATATGGCGTGAAGGTGGCGATTGCAGAAGCTGACGTTACGAATAGCAATGCTGTTGTTCAAGCTGTAAAAAGCATTGAAGATGAACTGAGCTCCATCGATATTTTAATAAATAATGCCGGGATCGCAAAGTTTGGCGGATTCCTAGAACTTTCGCCTGAAGAGTGGAAAAATATCGTAGACGTCAATTTAATGGGTGTTTACAACGTTACAAGAGCAGTCTTGCCGGGAATGATTGAAAGAAAAGCAGGCGATATCATTAACATTTCGTCATCAGCAGGGCAAAAAGGTGCACCGGTAACAAGTGCGTACAGTGCTTCTAAATTTGCAGTATTAGGTCTAACCGAATCTCTTATGCTTGAAGTAAGGAAACATAATATTCGTGTCAGTGCCCTAACACCAAGCACAGTGGCGACAGATTTGGCCATTGATACAAATCTGACGGACGGCAATCCAGAAAAAGTGATACAGCCTGAGGATATGGCCGAGTTCATGGTTTCCCAGTTAAAATTAAATCCGCGTATTTTTATTAAAAACGCAGGCATGTGGTCGACAAATCCATAA
- a CDS encoding zinc-dependent alcohol dehydrogenase produces MKAVTFQGAKEIEVKNVEDPKLQEKEDIIVRITSTAICGSDLHIYQGALPAHKDYVIGHEPMGIVEEVGPDVTKVKKGDRVVLPFNISCGHCYYCQHEMESQCDNSNRNPEFDTGGYFGFTDRYGDYSGGQAEYLRVPYGNFMPFVIPESAELEDEAVLFMSDVLPTAYWSVENSGVKEGDTVVVLGCGPIGLMTQKFAWMKGAKRVIAVDNLRYRLNHAVKMNNVEAFNFDQFDNMGAHIHEITNGGADVVIDCVGMDGKKSPVEAIEQKLKLQGGTLSAIQIALNAVKKFGTIQLTGVYGSMYNMFPLGNIFERNITMKMGQAPVIHYMPMLFDKIANKEFDPTEIITHRVPLDQASEAYKTFNDHADECIKVVLKP; encoded by the coding sequence ATGAAGGCTGTTACTTTTCAGGGAGCAAAAGAAATCGAAGTAAAAAATGTTGAAGATCCCAAACTACAGGAAAAGGAAGACATCATTGTCCGCATTACTTCAACCGCTATCTGCGGATCAGATCTCCACATTTATCAGGGAGCGCTTCCGGCACATAAGGATTATGTCATTGGACATGAACCAATGGGTATTGTAGAAGAAGTTGGTCCTGATGTCACCAAAGTAAAAAAGGGAGACAGGGTCGTCCTTCCTTTCAATATTTCTTGTGGCCACTGCTATTATTGCCAGCATGAAATGGAAAGCCAATGTGATAATTCCAACCGAAATCCTGAATTTGATACAGGCGGATATTTCGGCTTTACGGACCGTTACGGCGACTATAGCGGTGGACAAGCCGAATATTTGCGTGTGCCTTATGGGAATTTTATGCCGTTTGTCATTCCTGAATCAGCGGAACTTGAGGATGAAGCTGTGCTTTTCATGTCTGATGTTCTTCCTACAGCCTACTGGAGCGTTGAAAATTCCGGGGTAAAAGAAGGTGACACAGTCGTTGTTCTGGGTTGTGGTCCAATTGGCTTAATGACACAGAAATTCGCCTGGATGAAAGGCGCCAAGCGTGTCATTGCCGTAGATAACTTAAGATACCGTCTAAATCATGCAGTAAAAATGAACAATGTCGAAGCTTTTAACTTTGATCAATTCGATAACATGGGTGCACACATTCATGAAATCACCAACGGCGGCGCAGATGTTGTTATCGATTGTGTAGGAATGGACGGCAAAAAGTCACCTGTTGAAGCGATTGAACAAAAACTGAAGCTGCAGGGCGGTACGTTGAGTGCCATTCAGATCGCCCTCAATGCCGTTAAAAAGTTTGGAACCATCCAACTCACTGGTGTATATGGATCCATGTACAACATGTTTCCGCTTGGAAACATTTTTGAGCGTAATATCACGATGAAAATGGGTCAGGCCCCTGTTATCCACTATATGCCGATGTTATTTGATAAAATTGCCAATAAGGAATTTGATCCGACTGAGATCATAACACACCGAGTACCTCTTGATCAGGCGAGCGAAGCATACAAAACCTTCAACGATCATGCGGATGAATGCATTAAAGTCGTCTTAAAACCATAA
- a CDS encoding ABC transporter permease, which translates to MKEILWLITNSLRSIIKNKRKLFTYLFVPLIGILIGIAAYGNTGPATMHAGVVNQDNGEIANDTVKFVDGLTNVKVKNISSSEVKDQIASGKLDCVIVLNSGFSNSVLNGNPDHIEIVSIKGATITGFVKTYVNNYLSSIASLSKAAGGDQAVFQKMYDQYLASDFQVSAHSLKDTSKNNDITNQTVGFLIMIMLSCAGGLSEIILQEKENRTYLRLMSTPINSRKYVFSNVVVNMIIMTVQILITLTFMTQVFHISTGIPFLTMVEILMIFALAGVGLSLVITAFASTTTSAGALQNLIMTPSCLLAGCFWPVEIMPKTLQKIADFLPQRWLLDTFTQLQKGHSLSSLSMNISILFAFALAFFMIAIYKFSRGNNVRNFI; encoded by the coding sequence GTGAAAGAGATTCTTTGGCTCATAACAAATTCTCTGCGCTCCATTATAAAGAATAAAAGAAAGCTGTTCACCTACCTATTTGTACCGCTGATCGGCATTCTCATTGGAATTGCAGCGTATGGAAACACTGGTCCTGCTACCATGCATGCTGGCGTCGTCAATCAAGATAATGGGGAAATTGCCAATGACACGGTTAAATTTGTCGACGGATTAACCAATGTAAAAGTGAAAAACATTAGCTCTTCAGAAGTGAAAGATCAAATTGCTTCAGGAAAGCTCGACTGTGTTATTGTCCTCAATTCCGGCTTTTCAAACAGTGTGCTGAACGGCAACCCCGATCACATTGAAATCGTATCCATCAAAGGGGCAACCATCACTGGTTTTGTGAAAACCTATGTGAATAACTATTTGTCTAGCATCGCTTCCTTAAGCAAGGCAGCTGGCGGAGATCAAGCTGTGTTTCAAAAAATGTATGACCAGTACCTTGCATCAGATTTTCAAGTTTCAGCTCATTCACTCAAAGATACTTCAAAAAATAATGATATAACGAATCAGACGGTCGGTTTTCTTATCATGATCATGCTTTCATGTGCGGGCGGATTATCTGAAATTATCCTTCAGGAAAAAGAAAACAGAACCTATCTGCGGTTAATGTCAACACCGATTAACAGCCGAAAATACGTTTTCTCAAATGTGGTTGTTAACATGATCATCATGACGGTACAGATCTTAATTACACTGACGTTTATGACTCAAGTGTTCCATATTTCTACGGGGATCCCGTTCTTGACGATGGTAGAAATATTAATGATTTTCGCTCTTGCAGGTGTTGGATTATCGCTTGTCATTACTGCATTTGCATCGACCACGACTTCAGCTGGAGCACTGCAGAATTTGATCATGACACCATCGTGTCTGTTGGCTGGCTGCTTCTGGCCAGTAGAGATCATGCCGAAGACGCTGCAAAAAATAGCAGATTTTCTTCCTCAGCGATGGCTGCTGGACACATTTACTCAGCTGCAAAAAGGCCATTCGCTAAGCAGTCTTTCAATGAACATCTCCATTCTTTTCGCTTTCGCATTAGCCTTCTTCATGATTGCGATCTATAAGTTCAGCCGCGGCAACAATGTAAGGAACTTTATTTAA
- a CDS encoding ABC transporter ATP-binding protein: MNVLEINNLTKKFGDFIAVDNMSLTIKEGEIFGFLGSNGAGKSTTINMIAGLLRSNEGEIKILGKNIANNSKFAKMNIGIVPQDLAIYEDMTAYENIRFFAGLYGLRGAELKDRVEEALEFVGLLDKQKNFPKNFSGGMKRRLNIACAIAHRPKLIIMDEPTVGIDPQSRNYILNSVRKLNEMGCTVIYTSHYMEEVEEICSRIAIVDHGKVIAEGTKEQLKAIITDTKDIWVDVKSNDNIEESILKDINGVNTVQVEENIVKINSHAEVSNLNKIIQYFINREIEIRSLQEQAPNLETVFLTLTGRNLRD, from the coding sequence ATGAACGTTTTAGAAATCAATAACCTGACAAAAAAATTCGGTGACTTCATCGCTGTAGACAATATGTCCTTAACCATTAAAGAAGGTGAAATTTTCGGGTTCCTCGGTTCGAACGGAGCTGGAAAAAGTACAACGATCAACATGATTGCAGGTTTGTTAAGAAGCAATGAAGGAGAAATCAAAATCCTTGGCAAGAACATTGCAAACAACAGCAAGTTCGCAAAGATGAACATCGGCATCGTACCACAGGATCTAGCCATCTATGAAGATATGACAGCCTATGAAAATATACGTTTCTTCGCAGGACTTTACGGACTCCGCGGTGCAGAACTCAAAGACCGGGTAGAGGAAGCACTCGAGTTTGTCGGCTTACTTGATAAACAAAAAAACTTTCCAAAGAACTTTTCCGGCGGGATGAAACGAAGGCTGAACATCGCCTGTGCCATCGCGCACCGTCCGAAACTGATCATCATGGATGAACCGACGGTCGGGATTGATCCACAATCCAGGAACTATATTTTGAACTCTGTCAGAAAACTGAACGAGATGGGATGCACCGTTATCTACACGAGCCACTATATGGAGGAAGTAGAAGAAATCTGTTCAAGAATCGCGATTGTGGATCACGGTAAGGTCATCGCAGAAGGAACCAAAGAACAGCTGAAAGCCATCATAACAGATACAAAAGACATCTGGGTTGACGTTAAATCAAACGATAATATTGAAGAAAGCATTTTAAAGGACATCAACGGCGTGAACACAGTGCAGGTTGAAGAGAACATCGTTAAAATCAATTCTCATGCCGAAGTCAGCAACTTAAATAAAATCATTCAATATTTTATCAACCGGGAAATCGAAATCCGCTCACTGCAAGAACAGGCACCTAACCTGGAAACCGTCTTCCTCACCCTAACCGGAAGGAATTTGAGAGATTAA
- a CDS encoding sensor histidine kinase gives MELWIIYTKLIVVLFLAVSYAHMNVENLPWIIFCLLLYVSLNIMIYIFSREKFQQTVLLVSILMTCLAFYYVDPLFILLLPLNLYELASPYFKTKWLLLALGLIPVLYLPQNKYLFGLVSAFTFVVHTMTTRYTEKLIQYESKLDKVRHDMQRLTSSLNENQEYIKQSEYTHRLEERNRISQQIHDSIGHSMTGALIQMEAAKSLMGMDTEKAKELLQNAIVISKKGIEDIRITLKNMKPPTEQMGVQRMKLMIEEFSVKHRIKAPFVYKGNMDMITPIQWKIIAENVTEALTNSMKYSKATEITIEIQVLNRMIKAEVKDNGRGAVKVVKGLGIMGMEERTASVNGTIIVDGANGFSVTTLLPIGKVKGLI, from the coding sequence ATGGAGCTATGGATCATTTACACCAAGCTGATCGTCGTGCTTTTTCTTGCGGTCAGCTATGCCCATATGAATGTGGAAAATCTGCCGTGGATCATATTTTGTCTCCTCTTATACGTGAGCTTAAATATCATGATATATATATTCAGCCGCGAGAAGTTCCAGCAAACGGTTCTGCTTGTTTCAATTCTGATGACCTGCCTGGCCTTTTATTATGTGGATCCGCTGTTTATTTTGCTTTTGCCATTAAATCTATATGAGCTGGCCTCACCATATTTCAAAACGAAATGGCTGCTGCTGGCTCTGGGCCTAATTCCGGTTTTGTATCTGCCTCAAAATAAATACTTATTTGGGTTGGTTTCTGCCTTCACCTTTGTTGTACATACGATGACCACCCGCTATACAGAAAAACTGATTCAGTATGAAAGCAAGCTGGACAAGGTGAGGCATGATATGCAGCGTCTGACGTCAAGCCTCAATGAAAATCAGGAGTATATCAAGCAATCTGAATATACGCATCGGCTGGAGGAGCGGAACCGCATCTCACAGCAGATCCATGACAGCATCGGCCACTCCATGACAGGGGCATTGATACAGATGGAAGCAGCAAAGAGCTTGATGGGAATGGATACGGAGAAAGCGAAAGAACTCTTGCAGAATGCCATCGTCATCTCGAAAAAGGGAATTGAAGATATACGAATTACCTTGAAAAATATGAAGCCCCCCACTGAACAGATGGGGGTTCAGCGAATGAAACTGATGATTGAAGAGTTTTCGGTAAAGCACCGGATCAAGGCTCCTTTCGTATACAAAGGGAATATGGACATGATTACTCCTATCCAGTGGAAGATTATCGCGGAGAACGTGACCGAGGCGCTTACGAATTCCATGAAATATAGCAAAGCGACGGAAATAACGATTGAGATTCAAGTGCTGAACCGCATGATCAAAGCGGAGGTCAAGGACAATGGAAGAGGAGCTGTTAAAGTGGTAAAAGGGCTTGGAATCATGGGGATGGAAGAGAGAACAGCCTCTGTCAACGGAACGATTATTGTGGACGGAGCGAACGGGTTCTCTGTTACCACGCTGCTTCCTATAGGCAAAGTGAAGGGCCTCATATAA
- a CDS encoding response regulator transcription factor yields MKIIIADDNSFIREGMKIILSTYGDFEVLATVNDGQEAVDFCKNNEVDVALLDVRMPNMNGVEATKFIAEHTSCKPMILTTFDDDQYIFDAIKNGAKGYLLKNTEPERIRDAIKSVYHGNTVMQEVVLDKLKSNIDGSKKAETKIDASLFTEREMGIMALIAKGYSNKSIAKQLFISEGTVANYITSVLGKTGLEHRTQIAIYYLTGSLE; encoded by the coding sequence ATGAAAATTATCATTGCGGATGACAATTCCTTTATTCGAGAAGGAATGAAAATCATATTAAGCACGTATGGAGATTTTGAAGTGCTTGCTACCGTCAATGACGGTCAGGAAGCCGTTGATTTTTGCAAAAATAATGAAGTGGATGTTGCACTTCTTGATGTGCGGATGCCCAACATGAACGGTGTGGAGGCGACGAAATTCATCGCAGAACATACGTCGTGCAAACCCATGATCCTGACCACCTTTGATGATGACCAATACATATTTGATGCTATAAAAAACGGGGCAAAAGGCTATTTGTTAAAAAACACAGAGCCTGAACGGATCCGCGATGCCATTAAGAGTGTCTATCACGGCAACACGGTAATGCAGGAGGTCGTTCTGGATAAATTGAAATCGAATATCGATGGAAGCAAAAAGGCAGAGACAAAAATTGATGCCAGTCTTTTTACCGAACGGGAGATGGGAATCATGGCGCTCATCGCCAAGGGATACTCCAATAAATCCATCGCGAAGCAGCTTTTTATCTCAGAAGGAACCGTCGCCAACTATATTACCTCTGTATTAGGAAAAACAGGTCTGGAGCATCGAACACAGATTGCTATTTACTATTTAACAGGATCTTTGGAGTAA
- a CDS encoding DUF3870 domain-containing protein: protein MTELTRMKTVLVTGYAKAPQGNYMFEVCKTSGIVMEIDTETNVIVNAEFTFATELARDFLRRVIVNYNLAQGIDGLIQRIEDYYYTPSTPSVIMAVKAAHKRYLEKMRYSQAAT from the coding sequence ATGACTGAATTAACGAGGATGAAGACTGTGCTCGTAACGGGGTATGCGAAAGCGCCACAGGGCAATTATATGTTTGAAGTCTGCAAGACATCGGGCATCGTCATGGAAATCGATACGGAGACCAATGTGATCGTCAATGCTGAGTTTACGTTTGCCACGGAGCTGGCACGCGATTTTCTGAGAAGGGTCATCGTCAATTATAATTTAGCACAGGGGATCGACGGATTGATCCAGAGGATCGAAGACTATTATTATACCCCTTCCACACCTTCCGTCATCATGGCAGTCAAAGCCGCCCATAAACGGTATTTAGAGAAAATGAGATATTCCCAAGCGGCAACCTGA
- a CDS encoding MerR family transcriptional regulator — MVMYTISEAARDTGISAYTLRYYEKLGLLPAPGRKNGHKRLYSAKDIAFIKFLKNLKDTGMPLEEVKEFVQDGCIWDSLEEDPDYKPAPTLSKRVDILEKHLKNMENKKRELEAIMEITREKLQTYHTLLEEEAKK; from the coding sequence TTGGTTATGTACACGATCAGTGAAGCAGCCCGGGATACCGGCATCAGTGCCTATACACTGCGTTACTATGAAAAACTGGGCTTGCTGCCGGCACCTGGAAGGAAGAATGGCCATAAGCGTCTGTATTCAGCAAAAGATATTGCTTTCATCAAGTTTTTAAAAAACCTGAAGGATACTGGCATGCCATTGGAAGAGGTAAAAGAGTTTGTACAGGATGGCTGCATTTGGGACAGTTTGGAGGAAGATCCCGATTACAAGCCCGCTCCTACACTGTCGAAAAGAGTGGACATCTTAGAAAAACATCTAAAAAACATGGAGAACAAAAAACGGGAATTGGAAGCCATTATGGAAATCACCAGGGAGAAGCTTCAAACGTATCACACGTTATTGGAAGAGGAAGCGAAGAAATGA
- a CDS encoding DMT family transporter — protein sequence MKNLSVYLMLLGFAVFTGATFNLGKYAVGYFSPASAAAWRFGIAAIVLLLILIVKEGVKKTTLSRNLAAYAALGIIGVFGFNTLFFTGLKYTSPISGALIMGTNPILTSVLALFLLKEKLTKQRMAGIGFAFIGVVLVITQGSWETLMSQSFSKGDLIILGGNLCWASYGVLGRKWVKDSSSLETTAYPMLIGAAALIAVSLFSRPPAYTPHIPLGGWGAILFMAICTTVLGYLWWNLGIRKIGAGKTSLFFNLVPVVTMIISAMTGTSITYPQLLGVGCVILGVLTASGVLSLFNQKTESHVYPEAVKTK from the coding sequence ATGAAGAATCTCTCAGTTTATCTCATGCTGCTCGGTTTTGCGGTGTTTACCGGAGCCACATTCAATCTCGGCAAGTATGCAGTAGGGTATTTTTCACCGGCCTCGGCAGCCGCCTGGCGTTTTGGTATTGCTGCAATCGTGCTTTTACTGATTTTAATCGTTAAAGAAGGCGTGAAGAAAACAACGCTATCCCGGAATTTAGCGGCTTATGCGGCTCTCGGCATCATCGGAGTGTTCGGCTTTAACACTTTGTTTTTCACGGGATTGAAATATACATCACCGATCAGTGGAGCGCTTATCATGGGCACCAACCCTATTTTGACGTCGGTTTTAGCACTGTTCCTGCTAAAAGAAAAACTGACAAAACAGCGCATGGCCGGAATTGGGTTTGCCTTTATTGGCGTCGTTTTAGTCATCACGCAAGGCTCCTGGGAAACGTTAATGAGCCAATCCTTTTCTAAAGGAGATCTTATCATTCTGGGAGGAAACCTCTGCTGGGCAAGCTATGGAGTGCTAGGACGGAAATGGGTGAAAGACAGCTCTTCTCTTGAAACGACGGCATATCCGATGCTGATCGGTGCTGCCGCATTAATTGCCGTCTCTTTGTTTTCAAGACCACCGGCCTACACACCTCACATTCCGCTTGGAGGCTGGGGAGCTATTCTTTTTATGGCCATATGTACGACCGTACTTGGCTATTTATGGTGGAACCTTGGTATCAGAAAAATTGGAGCCGGCAAGACCTCCCTATTTTTCAACCTGGTTCCCGTGGTTACGATGATCATATCCGCCATGACTGGGACATCTATCACCTACCCTCAGCTGCTTGGAGTCGGATGTGTAATTTTAGGCGTTCTTACCGCGTCAGGAGTACTTTCGCTGTTCAATCAAAAAACAGAGTCCCACGTGTATCCCGAAGCAGTAAAGACAAAATAA
- a CDS encoding DedA family protein produces MQNWITDIIEQFGYFGVFLMIALENIFPPIPSEVILTFSGMMTSFSKLSVWGVILAATAGSVFGAAVLFKVGTYLDVSRLEKIVDRWGKVLRLKREDIYKADSWFDKYGYWAVLLCRLVPLIRSLISIPAGMSGMRFSLFLLFTTIGTLVWNTILVYVGAAFGRNWEQVVQFMDIYSNIMYSLLAAGLLVFVLLFMKKRKQ; encoded by the coding sequence ATGCAGAATTGGATTACAGATATTATTGAACAATTTGGTTATTTTGGCGTCTTTTTGATGATCGCCCTTGAAAATATTTTCCCGCCCATTCCCTCTGAAGTCATTCTGACGTTCAGCGGTATGATGACGTCTTTCTCTAAACTCTCGGTGTGGGGAGTCATTCTGGCAGCGACGGCAGGCTCGGTTTTTGGAGCTGCTGTTCTTTTCAAAGTGGGTACGTATCTCGATGTTTCACGTCTTGAAAAAATTGTAGACCGCTGGGGAAAAGTCCTGCGGTTAAAAAGAGAAGACATTTATAAAGCAGATTCCTGGTTTGATAAATATGGGTATTGGGCCGTTCTTCTGTGCCGGCTCGTTCCCCTTATCCGAAGCCTTATTTCGATTCCGGCGGGGATGTCGGGCATGAGGTTCAGTCTTTTCCTGCTGTTTACAACGATCGGCACGCTCGTGTGGAACACGATTCTCGTTTATGTCGGAGCAGCGTTCGGGCGCAATTGGGAACAAGTCGTTCAATTCATGGACATCTATTCCAACATCATGTACTCCTTGCTAGCTGCTGGACTGCTGGTATTCGTCCTTTTATTTATGAAAAAAAGAAAGCAATAA
- a CDS encoding GIY-YIG nuclease family protein, with translation MDRKKELKQQYMETKIEAGVYLIRNTANQKIFIGSTRNLKTLNGKKFELEQGSSMNKTLQEEWNEFGKDAFEFEVLEVLEKKDDGYFNEKKALEKLEDKWLQELKPFGGLGYNKEKPR, from the coding sequence TTGGACAGGAAAAAAGAATTAAAGCAACAGTACATGGAAACAAAGATTGAAGCGGGTGTTTACCTGATCAGGAACACCGCCAATCAAAAAATCTTTATAGGAAGCACAAGGAACCTAAAAACGCTCAATGGAAAAAAGTTTGAGCTGGAGCAAGGCAGCAGCATGAACAAGACACTCCAAGAAGAATGGAATGAGTTCGGTAAAGACGCCTTTGAATTTGAAGTGCTTGAGGTTCTCGAGAAGAAGGACGATGGATATTTTAATGAGAAAAAAGCACTTGAAAAACTGGAAGACAAATGGCTGCAGGAGCTTAAGCCGTTTGGAGGCTTGGGATACAATAAGGAGAAACCGCGATGA